One stretch of Pseudomonadota bacterium DNA includes these proteins:
- a CDS encoding class III extradiol ring-cleavage dioxygenase, protein MPGRAALSPVLFLPHGGGPWPLLGEPHHAALIEFLGAIGRDLGRPDACLLISAHWEASVPTLTGAARPALIYDYAGFPAESYRIAYPAPGDPALAGDVRGLLAGAGIDAAVDAARGFDHGLFVPLKLMYPAADIPCVQLSLVRGLDPALHIRIGRALAGLRARNVLVVGSGFSFHNLRAFFAARPGTPDPANAAFQDWLVETCTSHELDEAGRAQRLTGWEDAPHARYCHPREEHLLPLHVCYGVAGGPARVVFDDAVLGKRALGLQW, encoded by the coding sequence ATGCCGGGGCGGGCAGCGCTGAGTCCGGTCCTGTTCCTGCCGCATGGCGGCGGCCCGTGGCCGCTGCTGGGCGAGCCGCACCACGCCGCGCTGATCGAATTCCTGGGCGCCATCGGGCGCGATCTCGGCCGGCCGGACGCCTGCCTGCTGATCAGCGCGCACTGGGAGGCGTCCGTGCCCACGCTGACCGGTGCGGCACGGCCCGCGCTGATCTACGACTACGCGGGCTTCCCCGCGGAATCCTACCGCATCGCATACCCGGCACCGGGCGACCCGGCGCTGGCGGGCGACGTCCGCGGGCTGCTGGCGGGTGCCGGCATCGACGCCGCGGTGGACGCCGCGCGTGGCTTCGACCACGGCCTGTTCGTGCCGCTCAAGCTGATGTATCCCGCTGCGGACATCCCCTGCGTACAGCTTTCGCTGGTGCGCGGCCTGGATCCCGCGCTGCACATCCGCATCGGCCGCGCGCTGGCCGGACTGCGCGCCCGCAACGTGCTGGTGGTCGGCTCCGGCTTTTCCTTCCACAACCTGCGCGCCTTCTTCGCCGCCCGGCCGGGCACGCCGGATCCCGCCAACGCGGCCTTCCAGGACTGGCTGGTCGAGACCTGTACCTCGCACGAACTCGACGAAGCCGGGCGCGCGCAGCGGCTGACCGGCTGGGAGGACGCGCCGCACGCGCGCTACTGCCACCCGCGCGAGGAACACCTGCTGCCGCTGCACGTCTGCTACGGCGTGGCCGGCGGCCCGGCCCGGGTGGTGTTCGACGACGCGGTGCTGGGGAAGCGGGCGCTGGGATTGCAATGGTAG
- a CDS encoding DUF3617 family protein: MNRNAKGRLLPGALLLACALPAGAITLEPGKWEMAFKGVNPLTNEPLDETTIQCVDQASYDPVSLMANVEQCRLLDLKEQGNRVAWTMECDGGTGVPFMTGEGRFESRGRTVAGEMVMKISIGTMNMEQRSRMTGRYLGPKCD, translated from the coding sequence ATGAACAGGAATGCGAAGGGACGGCTGTTGCCGGGTGCGCTGCTGCTGGCCTGTGCGCTGCCGGCGGGTGCGATCACGCTGGAACCGGGCAAGTGGGAGATGGCCTTCAAGGGCGTGAACCCGCTGACCAACGAACCGCTCGATGAGACCACCATCCAGTGTGTGGACCAGGCCAGCTACGATCCCGTCAGCCTGATGGCCAATGTCGAGCAGTGCCGGCTGCTGGACCTGAAGGAGCAGGGCAACCGCGTGGCCTGGACCATGGAATGCGACGGCGGCACGGGCGTGCCGTTCATGACCGGCGAGGGGCGGTTCGAGTCGCGCGGCAGGACCGTCGCCGGCGAGATGGTGATGAAGATCTCCATCGGTACCATGAACATGGAACAGCGCAGCCGCATGACGGGCCGCTACCTCGGCCCGAAGTGTGACTGA
- the gloA gene encoding lactoylglutathione lyase: MRLLHTMLRVGDLQRSIDFYTNVLGMKLLRQKDYPDGKFTLAFVGYGDERDSTVIELTYNWDTDRYDLGQGFGHIAIEVDDVYRAVEDLRRRGGKVIREAGPMNAGTTIIAFIEDPDGYQIELLGGKH, translated from the coding sequence ATGCGACTGCTACACACCATGCTGCGGGTCGGTGACCTGCAGCGCTCCATCGATTTCTACACCAACGTGCTGGGGATGAAGCTGCTGCGGCAGAAGGACTACCCGGACGGCAAGTTCACGCTCGCCTTCGTCGGCTACGGCGACGAGCGCGACAGCACGGTGATCGAGCTGACCTACAACTGGGACACCGACCGTTACGATCTCGGCCAGGGTTTCGGGCACATCGCGATCGAGGTCGACGATGTCTACCGGGCAGTGGAGGACCTGCGCCGGCGCGGCGGCAAGGTCATCCGCGAGGCCGGGCCGATGAACGCGGGCACCACCATCATCGCGTTCATCGAGGATCCGGACGGCTACCAGATCGAGCTGCTCGGCGGCAAACACTGA